The Corythoichthys intestinalis isolate RoL2023-P3 chromosome 1, ASM3026506v1, whole genome shotgun sequence genomic interval TTCAATAAAATCATTTGAGCAGACGTGGTCAAAGAAAAAGTATTGTTAAACCAGCAACAAAGCATAATAGTAGATAACATGTTCATTCTTATTGAGAGTGATGTGTGGATTGTGTCATACAGGACATCCAGAAAAAACGTCAAAACAAAGACCTCATCGAGCTTCAGTCGCTGATCGATGCTCACTTTGAGTGCAGGAAGAAAGAAGAAGAGGAGTTAATTGCTCTCAAAGAAAGAATCGTGAGATGTTGCACAAACCTTAGGACTTCAGCATCAATATCACATCTGCTCATTGTGTAATTGTGTCTTTTATTTGTTTGGTTGGTTGTTTTTTCAGGAAAAGCGTAGAGCTGAGCGAGCTGAGCAGCAAAGGATTCGAGCTGAGAAGGATAAGGAGCGCCAAGCCAGACGGGAGGTACAAAGATTCTTTCCCTTAACATGTTTTGGCCCCTATGTTCCCGGAAAAAGGTCAAATATTAGACAAAATGATTCTTGAATGTAATAGAGCTGAATAAAATAaacccaaatttgtcatgctacgGAGAAATCCTTATATCAAAGATTGAATGATGAAAGATTTACAAATACCTACATTATGGACATTTTTACCAAAACAGACAGATAGCAGTGGTCTATGGAGCACCTGCACATATAGTGTAAAGTCTAAATACCTTTAAATACAATAGATATTGCAAGAACAGTGGAGTGCAGAGACAGTGGAGAGACCAAACAATACCTACACAAATGAATTCTACTAATTCTGCTAACAATCTGGTGGTGTTGAGCATCATTAGGATGCAGAGACTACCACAAACAGAAATGAATGCAACTTGCCATGCCACTAGAGAGCAGCAAAAACAAATTTCAACATGGATTACTTTTTGAAGCGTTAGAACTGAATGGGTTGTTTCTAGAGTTTTCGATAATGACGTTTTaactgatatcccgatattgcccAAAATTCAATACTGATATGAAACCAATACCAATACATGTGGTTGtgtacttaacatattatggctaattgtgttGTGGGGATTCTGAGAATGGAAAAATGTTTATATTGCACCTCTTTATTTATTGGTGagatcaaaatagtgcaaacataaTTCTTTTAATCAAGTGCATAGAGCCAATAAGGCACTTATTTTGTCCTCTGTGTGTAGGCACACAAATCGACAGATAGTGAACAAATCAGGTTTTAAAGAGAAGTCAGACGCAGAAGTAAAGTTAAATTGGCTTTACTTTGGTACAAGAGCACTGATACATTttgtaaaactaaaaacaacaaaacaatgtcaaaaatatgaaataaattcaCAAATAAAGTATACGCCACATGTCAATTTGAATTACACTGGTAGTACAGCTTGCAGGTGAAGAAATAATGTAaccacattttaccacaaatTTAATCAAATCAAACGAAATATACACATCTCCAATATACTACACAACGctcatgaataaaaaaaacaaaggaagaATATAACTTCCAAGCGATGCTCACAATCAACGtggtgagatggcaagaactgctatggtACACTGGCTGCAGATGTTAGCTCGTCCATTTAGCTCTCTCTTAGCACGCGTCGACATATGATGATGTCAGCAGAAAGTGCTGAAACTTTTCAAAACTAATTACACCTAGCGACAGTAGGGAACGTCAAAACACCACAAACACAGGCAGCAATAAATGGACATCACAGCACTACCATATGCATATTTGCCCAAaaacgataatgaaaaacccATGTCGATGttgtccgatatcattttaagtaCTATCGATACTATAAGATAATATCGGTTGTTTCCTTATCAAATATTGTATTGAACGAATTGATATTACTGACTGTGAATATCAATGTCACAGGCAGAGAGGATAAGAAAGGAGGAGGCTGATGCCCACAGGAAGGCTGAAGATGAAGCCAAGAAAAAGATTGCTCTATCTAGCATGGGATCAGGTTTCAGCAGCCATCTGCAAAGGGTATGTTGGATTAATTCTTTTTCCTATTAAAACATAGAGTCATGTGTattttttatctgttttattgttgagGGAGACACATCACATGCCAATTCAAGAATGGCAAGTAGAGTTTTTTTATGACTTCACAGGTGGACCAGAAGAGAGGCAAGAAGCAGACTGAGagggagaagaagaagaaggtcCTGGCAGAGAGATGCCAACCTCTGGCCATTGACAATCTAAGTGACGACGCACTGAGGTAAGACATTGTAGGCATTGTTTTCCagaaaaatgttaaatatttcaaaacattAGTTGTAAGTCTCCATCAGTCGCAATGCTTATGCATTTGTGTGTATTTCCATGGCAAAAATtttgcaatatttatttttacttgagtaaatttgtaaATAAGAAACGCTACGCTTATGCCGCTACTTTGGACTACACCAgtcattttatttttcctctttatatgCGAGAGATGCCCACAGTGGCTCTCCCAGTTTCACAAATGAGATGTCACAACAATGATCACATGACTCATCATATCAATTAGATGTAACAATAGAGTCACATGAACTCACACAAGTTTGCAGTCCAATATTCATGGCCTGTTTAACCctgtggcatctttaaagcaccgtaaaaaataaactatttcacatggagcgctgccgtcaacattactcgaaagtgcagatttcaacctctgtcatttttatttgccatagatagaccacggaaaaccggagataagaTTTGTTTGAGTTTCTTGGGAGGAAttgtgttttctccactagagggcactcatgctctttggacaggtgatgtttTATTTTTGGCGATTTTTCCAGTcggaatttattatttttttatacacttATTTTTTGCCTAATATGATCATGTAGTACGTTATattaaagtataataataacagttaataTAGATGACGTTGTGATAAGAAAAAGAATatatatcatgtttttttttttttttaattatttttttatctgacattgtaagcagatATTCATTACTTGACTACTTTTTTCACCGCATATTTGGCATGGCTActttaattttacttgagtcatattattttgaagtaacgctactcttatgtGAGAAAatactactctacccacctcagaGTGTATGTCAGAAAAACCAAATACAAGAGATTTTGATTTCATCAAGAAAATAAGCGCATCCACAGTAGCTATATTTACAATTGgatgtattttttaatgcatgAAAAAAGATTGGAAACCATTTAAATTATGGTTTACAGTgaaaactgacttttttttgggggggggggggttacaatattttttatgtgtgagaatagaatagaatagaattagAATATCCTTTTTTGTCACTGTACAGAGTACAACGAGATTTAAAGCTTCGCCATAATGTGCACCACAGTAAACTAAAGTACAATAGGgctaatacatatataaaaaGCACAGGTCACAGTGTACACAGATACagattgggaataaagtgaataGGTGACTAGCAGCAAGTGGTGATGTTTTGGAAATATAACTGCGTATATAACAATTTACAGCACTCACTGCTTGAGTAGGTGAGACTGTTTTTGACAATAATTGGGTGTAATTGCAAATGATCACACAATTCAGACCTCTTCTTCATCATCAACCACATCGCATGCAGTTACGTAATCAAGTTCAGAATTTTGTGAAAATATCCATGCCATTCAAGTTGCATTGACATTAAATTGCTATTGTCTTTTGTGTATCAGGGAAAAAGCGAGGGAGATGTGGGAGTGGTTGCACAGCCTGGAGGAGATTAAATATGACCACTGCGAGAAGCTCAAGAGACAGAGATATGAGGTTTgtgaaatttttcatttttaatgagctgCACATCACATGCATTTTGTGAACCAAGCATCATTAAGGAGTGTAAAAGAATTATGATGAATGTTTTTAATGTTGATGATACATACTGTATGGATCTGGTTCCGTTTAAAACAGCAGTGACACATCTGTCTGATACATATCTTCCCATCActttcatatttttctgttgtgaAAGAATCCTGGAATGACTTGACTGACTGATATTCATGTGATATCGAGCACATTTTCCCATATAGTCCATGCATTCTAATCATAATCAATTTTTATAGCATATTTAGTTCCAATTCCACTGTGTCTACTGTGATctacataatttaaaaaatctttatCGAAATGTGTTTAACTTGTTTAGAAAATGAATTCAACATCACGGGGAAACATACAGTATGGAAGGTGTCTGCAATTCAATTGTACTGTCTTTCAGGTGATCTCTCTCAGAAATCGCATTGATGAGCTCCAAAAACAGTAAGCATGCGAAGCTACTGCAAATGTTTTTGAGTGTTCAAGTGTTACCTTGAGTCATGTAAAGGAGCACTTatgaaaaacatataaatatacagtgcacATATTCACTATtcgtataatatatatattggaCACGATGGCATAACACTGATGACTTTTGTAAGTGATGTATAAACACTACTTTCGTAAATTCTTAGTAGGGCCTTAACCTAAACCACACCTTAATACCAACACTATAATTTTGCAGTTGTATGggtaaaaaatagtaataaaaagaaaattacaGTGAGTGGAATTAGGAGGAATACAATTCTTACTAGTAAGAGTGAGAGCCATATTTAAACATTTGCCTTCTGCACTACCAATTTGAGCagttcaaatttaatatttatttaaaacattaACTCCCGAAATGAAATCCGTCATATTTACATGAAACTTAAGCAATTTAAATGTCTGTTTCTTTGTCTTTGACCAAAACTTGAAGCATGCTTTATTCTTCCTACTAGACggcacataccgtaattttcgcagtaCCTCACTATAAGCcgaagctgtcctcactgtattatgggatgtttacaccaaGAGATATTACCCAgtaactctttatttgacagcggcatcatacgactgttcaaatgaaccactatgaattcattgcttcaagaagcttcatttggccattacagcttccttgggggagacagtcaacctcttctgccacctgctgtcaacaatgttgttgtccaacagcctcctagcatgcattgcagcggtacggatgtaaataacaatcaaaattcattttctgtatacgtgctaattatttattcagctactgttccagttgtttcattaattgctagttattgtatttggtaacactttgtttgacagtggcaccttaagactgtcattagacagtcataattatgacatgacactgtcatgagtattaatgaatgctaataacagatgtcatttagtgtcatcaggcaaattatctcccttttgaatggatgtaaacgatccgagctggacataaatggagtaagtaacataatttgccagatgactctTAATGCcatgtcatgaacattcattaatgcccatgatagtgtcatgtcataattatgacggttttatgacaggcttatgatgccgctgtcaaataaagtgttaccaaataccataacatgcaattaatgaaacaactacaacagtaactgaataaataattaacacagaacttgaattttgattgttatttacatctgtagagctgcaatgcatgcttggaggaatgtgttgcctattaacccaaataaatcgacgaataagctgcactggactataagccgcaggattcaaaatgaaggaaaaaagtagctgcttatagtctgaaaattacgagtTTTAAGGAGGCAATAGACAGATAGAAACACACAGAATTAAGACAACTATAACATAAACTAGCTGAGCTTCATATGTTTCCGCAATGACACAATTACAATAACACTTTCCCGAGCTGACACAGATTTTCCTTTTGTGTGTGCGCATTGCAGTAGCAAGAAAGGAGCCCACTCTCGCCGCAGGAAGTGAGGTCTGCGCCAGTCAGGAAACAACGTTGTCAATGCTGCGACCGCCTCACCCTCGAGAACACTGCAGCGTCAGTACTACAACGACAACTGGACGTCTTACTGCCTCTGTTTGCTTAGAGAAACTGTTTTCTGGATGGATTTACCTCCAACCAATACATCAAAAGTTCATCATTGTGTTTGTATAAAGATGGTGTGACtgtccagaaaataaataacgtaTCTGAAATAATGTGTTTTCACTGtttgatttattttgaattattaaGAATACAATCCTAAAACGATTTGGAAGAAATTAGTACTATTATTGTTGGTTTTCAAATTTAAAGCAGTATTCCCTTGGTCAAATGTTTTGAGACTCTTTCTCATTCAACTGAAATGTGAAAAGTCTCAAAACGTATGACCGCGGATGTAAATTggaaatgaattatttttactCCAACAACTGCAGTTAACTAATTATCAGTATTACATTTCATGAAGATTACCTTAATTAGttcattaattaattataaCCTTAATTACTAGTGtttcaaattgtatttttcccttTCCTTACTATTTTTTAACTTAACTTACTTaacttatttaaatttttaactcCTATACACCTGAGTTTACATTTAGTAAAAATACTGTGTGTAAACATCTATTTCAGAAATATACAATTGAGTTAAAAAGTGTGGGCATCCATGTTTTTCACCATGTacataaagtggtatgaaagagtatctgaacctttactgaatttctcacatttctgcataaaatcaccatcaaatgtgatctgatattttacaaaatcatacagaggaaaaaacagtgtctgcttcaactaaacctacccaaacatttataggttttcatattttaatggagATAGTAGGGaatcaatgacagaaggggggggggggataaataagtgaaccctctgccgaaggagacttaaagagcaattgtcaggtgtgtgcctaatcactgatgggtggtttaaagctcccctgcccactataaaacccaCACCTGGTCAGTATTGTctcgatgagaagcattgtctgatgtgcgtcatggctcgatcaaaagagctgactgaagacctgcgatcaaggatggttaatttgtataaagctgggagaggatacaaaaccatctctaaaagtctgaaatTTCAttgatcgacagtcagagaagttatcTAGAAATGGACAGACTTTAGCACTAGTGCATCTTTCCCAAGGAGTGGACATCCACCAAAGataacaccaagagttcagcgcagaatactcagagaggtaaaaaagaacactagagtgtctgctaaagtcatacagaaatcactggcaaatATCTATGCACACATCgattatatgtaaaactatggccaaaatgGTGTTTAtgcgaggactccacagaggaagcaactgctgtccaaaaaaaaaaaaacattgttgcttgtttattgttcgcaaaaaggcacttggacactccacagagttttggcaaaatattttgtggactgatgaaaccaaagttgttgtttgagagtaacacacaacgtcatgtgtggaggaaaaatggaaacagctcaccaacatcaacacttcatccccaccgtgaagcatggtggagggagcatcatgatttggggctgtttcgctactTCAGGgcatggacaacttgcaatcattggaagaatgaattcaaacgtttatcaggatgttatgCAGGAAAACCAGAGGCCGCctttcagacagttgaagctaaaaagaggatggatgctgcaacaatacaatgatccaaaccacagatgtaaatcaacttcagaatggtttcagaagaacaaaatacacaatctggagtagtcaagtcaaagtccagatttgaaccccattgagatgccgtggcatgacctaaagattcatgccagacatcaggTATCTGATTGAACGACtgcagttttgtagaaaagaatgggccaagattagtcctgatcgatgtgccagactgatcagctacaggaagcgtctggttgaagacgtgtattaaatatgatggttcacttacttatttttcccccttctgtcattgattCCACACtatcttcaataaaaaatgaaaacctataaatgtttgggtaggtTTAgttagcagacactgtttttttcatctggatgatttgacaaagatcagatcacatttgatgatgattttatgcagaaatatggaaattccaaaaggctcagatactttttcataccactttagctatcctaattataaaataaaaaagttagaGACGGGTACGGTTTAATTTGTTACATTGTTGTTGCATTTGAGATTCAAATGTACAAAGCGATTTGATTTACTCTGTGTAGTCTTTAAAGCAGAATTGTGTTCCTTCAGTGTAGCGCTGCCAAATTCTGACTGCGCACGGAATTAGCTTTAAATTACAACTGAAACCCAGAGAGCACCCtgaaaatagaattaaaaaatgtatatatcttCACGCATCTGACTGAAGATTTCAGATGATAAATATTCTTTAATAAATGTATGTCATCATAAATTACACATAAAATACAAAGAGGGGTATTTCTTCATGTCTTACAATTGTTAATAGCTCCAATTTGGAATTTTACAAGGTGATCTTTTCTTCTATTTCCACACATCCATCCAATTAATTTCAATGCTAGGGTATCTGAAAAGAACCTTTACAAGCACAGGGTTGATGTGTaaagttctttaaaaaaagcCCAAATTTTAAATTCAGTTCCGCAATCCAAATGGActtttccttcagtgagagagcACTTGCTCAATAAAGGTATATTACATGATCTTTAAGGAAAATAGTTCATTGGTCCTTGTGTTTCAAAGTGGCCCATAGATACTGTTGTGTTCCTCAGTAATTCTATTGACTGTAGGGCTGTTCTGTGGGGATCCAGGGCCACGGGGCACCACACTATCACCCAGGGTGATCTTTGCTTGGTTTGTGCTGATGCGCTCCACAATGCTGGTTAAACAGTCCAAACTGGAAAGGAGTGATGGTGCACTCTTGCTGGAATCTGGAAAAGGGAATAAAATGTCTGTTGATACGTAGTGTTGAGTTCCACAAACAAAAGAGCCCAATGGGAGGctaaaataaaagttttaaacttgttCTTTTACTACAGTCATGCAGTTGTTTTTGATCAAATTTGATCATACATCAGCGAGGATGAGTCAGATAAAGCAGAAAAGGGAAATTGGTCTATAGAAGGAAGGTGACATTGATATAGACACAAAAAAGGGAAACTGACCATATTTTGTCTCGCCATAGTAAGAAGCGTCAGTGTTTTCACTCTTGGTTGAGCAGGGAGTGAAGAAATCCACCTGAGGAAAATTTGAACAGTCAGTGATCGGGACAAGCCACTTCATTCAAGGAGTGAACATCTGAAGCTATTTGTGATACTACActttaatatatatgttttttgttggttttttttgttttgttttgggtgtTGAAGTCATTTTGAGTAGCTGCTGTAGTATGTTATCAAGTTTATTAAAGTAAATTAGGCAATTCTGTTTGAGTTTGAAGACTGAAAGCAAGCCATATAGCACAAGTTCACATTTTATGAGCTTTTCAGCTGTTTTTGGACTCACCATGCCATCAGAGCAGTTGGAGCGGGGGCTGGAGACGTCTGCACTTAAGTGTTCAAGCGCTGGGTAGAAGCTGTCCTCCTTGTTTGACCTCAGCAGAGCCTGCAGAGACTCTATATAGTCGATTGCGTTTCTCAGGATCTCCACTTTGGGAAGCCTTTGGTTGGGGTTGGAAGCCGAGCAGCGCTTCAGGGTCTCAAACGCGTCGTTGACCTTACTCAGTCGTCGCCTCTCTCTCATTGTTGCCGCCTTCCTCCTGTCTTCATGTGTTGACTTCTTCTTGCATGCTTTGCAGGCCCATAGTAAGCAGTTCTCTCCCTGGTGGAATTCCCGCGGAGCCCTCACATGCTTGTCTTCCGCCACCGGGACTTGATGATGGTTATGGTAATTCTGATGGTCCCGCAACTTGGGTGTCACAGCATTATTTTGTTTGCCATCCAGGTCATCGAAAAAGTTCACATCCCCAGCGTTGAAGCGAAGGTCCTCGTAGAGCTCTTCGGGAAATGAGAGAGGGAAAGAAAAATCATAAAGATCCATTTTCCTTTGACAGAATGTGAGATTTTTTGCAAGTTCCTCTTGTGAGTTCCAAAATAATTCAGTTTGTGAAAAAAACATAAGAAGAAAAGGGAATGTGTCTCTCCCTTTAAAGTTATTTTGCTTGCTAAGCATCAGTCTGTGATACTTCACTCCCGCACTGATGACTGTTTATATTAAGTAACTGTCACTTAAGGGGCGGGGCATTGATGTTACTGACCAGTGAGGAGAGGGGTGTGTGTTTGTAGCGATAAATGCAATCCAGTTTAAATAAACAACAACTGCAAAGCAAATCTGTGTTAACCTGTTATTCAGTCTTTGTCTATATCTGATGTGTTTGAACTAAAACAGAAGTGAAATAATCTTCTGGAACCGATCAGATTTCAAATATCAAAAAATATGACAGTTCTGGGGatgcagaaaatgaatgaatgaatgaaacaaaGCATATGTTTTACATGTTGCTTTTAATTAGAACTGTTGAAGTTTTGCATTGTGGTTTAATACTTTCAATTAAGCAAGTGAttgaatttaaatatatatggcggaaaacactcaggtgacttgaagttccgctctgagacccccaatttggccaactttcaaagttgtccgatatgcatgtgtaatacatcattggaaagcttaaaatctcaattttctgggcatttctgatttttttttttttttttaaacagcaaaaccctatctggaggtgagaacacgcgagagcagaattaaagacgccatgactttaccgAGAtactatcgcgtacttaccttgtttcgatccaaaaactccatgtagcatgtatcactgagtgtcaagacacagctgtgaatggccacagctggatttttgggggattttatgggtgaaacatggtaatacaacaagggtcgcgatgcagaagttgcagacatcaaggagtcgtcgagatattctttttcatataattacccttttaaatgttgattttcaatttttcgttgtttggattgattatctaTCATctaatcggagaaaatgcgataataacaaaaaaaaaatacaattgagcgatagttatgaggtagatatccatgacttttttacagacaccattcttttcattgtgacgtaatttgtttaaaagtttaaaaatatgcgagtgaataatttttttaagtgattttttttttttaacgaaatatcagacatcaattcatgattctgagccaaaaatgacagacattttgaataataaatataatgaattacctacgttttatggatgggttgaaacaaacGCGGTTgctcgacgtctgtaaacgggggttttgagggtaaaacggacaaattaaaaatagtttgggggcttaatgcaccatgaatctgctatggcagcatatatacctactgttctatcaaacacaacagttcttttggcttaaaatacagcagttttttaaagaggggtgcaagagcagaagcggctttttcagccttgtctgttttttcaGCCATATATATGGTAGAAAACATAGActgaagactgaaaaagcacccctctttaaaaaactgctgtattttaggccaaaaaaactgtcgtgtttgatagaacagtatgtctatatgctgccatagcagtttcatggtgcattaagcctccgaactatttttaatttgtctgttttaccccgaTGACCcttgtttacagacaccgcgcaactgcttttgtttcatcccaggcataaaaagaagctaagtaattatatttattattcaaaatgtctgtcatttttcgcttagaatcattaattgatgtctaatatttagtttaaaaacaaaaaaaactttttaaaatgattcactcgcatattttaaacttttaaacaaattacgtcacaatgaaaaaatattgtCTGTGAATAAgtaacggatatctacctcatatcgtttaattgtattttttttttgttactgtttttgttgcccgatattttagatgataaataatggtgcattaagcctccgaactatttttaatttgtctgttttaccccgaTGACCcttgtttacagacaccgcgcaactgcttttgtttcatcccaggcataaaaagaagctaagtaattatatttattattcaaaatgtctgtcatttttagcttagaatcattaattgatgtctaatatttagtttaaaaacaaaaaaaacttttaaaaatgattcactcgcatattttaaacttttaaacaaattacgtcacaatgaaaaaatattgtCTGTGAATAAgtaacggatatctacctcatatcgtttaattgtattttttttttgttactgttttttgttgcccgatattttagatgataaataatcgatccaaacaaagaaaaattggagggaaaaaaatgtttaaaagggtaaatatataaaaaagaaaatcttgaccactccttggtgtctgcgatttctgcatcgggacccttgttatattatcacgtttcacccataaaatccccccaaaaatccttgacactcagtgatacatgttacatggggtttttggatcgaaacaagataagtattgtgataatatctcataaatcatggcatctttagttatgctctctcatgctctcacctacagttagggttttgctgtttatttatttttttaatggcctcctgttcaaaatttttcattcctcagaaaattgagattttaagctttccaataatgtatcacacattcaTAATGTACCATAGActttatactatatatatatatatatatatatatatatatatatatatatatatatatatatattttttatatatataataaatatcgTGACAAAGATAACATCACATTATTATACTAAGTTGTAGCTTGTTCTGTGCAGAAAATTCttatgttttgcattttttctTTTCGTTTTTCAAAGATTGTACATACTTTAatagtatattttttcataaaaCTTCCCAATTGGAGtgtttaagaaaacaaaacctgtattgCTGTTGACATTACTTATAATGTAAATAAGTGTTGAATGTAGTTTTGTGAGCGTACCATTAACCGGGACAGTCTTGGTGCTTCACTCCTGCTGAGGAGATCACAAGGACCTAAGTTGGTCTCTGATCTGATGAGGACAAACACCCCCCAGTGAGGGTCATCCCTGGACAACAGTTTAAGGCAAGTTGTCTGAACAGGTGACATGACGTAAACTCACTGGCAGATTCAGTTCTCAGTAGTTAAAGCTGAATAGTTTGTTTGAAGTTCTCGTCCGCTGTGATTTTCTTTCCAGTTATCTTTTGCTTAACAAAATGTTGTCTTAAATATAAATTAACAGGTCTGTTTCGGTTCTTTAAACAACCTCAAGTGTCTTGTTTATGTATCCTGTGTACTTCAGCGAGATGTTTTAAAGCTTTGGTTTGGAGCAAGAGCGCGGTGCTGAAAAGCACATCTCTTAACAGTTTAATGGGATGGCAGAAGTTTAAATTTAGCAGCTCGTGAAATCCAAGACCAGTGACCTTTGAGCTTCAGAGGGTATTATCAGGAGATAATTCACCTCCTAACCGTGAGACTTATTCACACTACAAATTGTTGAGTGCTACGAAGAAGGTGGCAATCTATTAGAATTGGCTGCCATATCCACTACACTAGCGCATCCATGTTCCAAGAATTTCTACAACTGGACACTTGGGTCCTACTACACCTGTTGACACTGGCTGAGAAGCAGCAGCAAACATATacgcattt includes:
- the LOC130928142 gene encoding troponin T, fast skeletal muscle isoforms-like isoform X1 — translated: MSDTEEVDQYEAQEELVEVEVAPEAEAQVEAEPEVEPEPEVEPEPEPPVVVREEEDGYEEEVEEGDQDEEKPKFKPTAPKIPDGEKVDFDDIQKKRQNKDLIELQSLIDAHFECRKKEEEELIALKERIEKRRAERAEQQRIRAEKDKERQARREAERIRKEEADAHRKAEDEAKKKIALSSMGSGFSSHLQRVDQKRGKKQTEREKKKKVLAERCQPLAIDNLSDDALREKAREMWEWLHSLEEIKYDHCEKLKRQRYEVISLRNRIDELQKHSKKGAHSRRRK
- the LOC130928142 gene encoding troponin T, fast skeletal muscle isoforms-like isoform X2 yields the protein MSDTEEVDQYEAQEELVEVEVAPEAEAQVEAEPEVEPEPEVEPEPEPPVVVREEEDGYEEEEEKPKFKPTAPKIPDGEKVDFDDIQKKRQNKDLIELQSLIDAHFECRKKEEEELIALKERIEKRRAERAEQQRIRAEKDKERQARREAERIRKEEADAHRKAEDEAKKKIALSSMGSGFSSHLQRVDQKRGKKQTEREKKKKVLAERCQPLAIDNLSDDALREKAREMWEWLHSLEEIKYDHCEKLKRQRYEVISLRNRIDELQKHSKKGAHSRRRK
- the LOC130920271 gene encoding myoblast determination protein 1 homolog — protein: MDLYDFSFPLSFPEELYEDLRFNAGDVNFFDDLDGKQNNAVTPKLRDHQNYHNHHQVPVAEDKHVRAPREFHQGENCLLWACKACKKKSTHEDRRKAATMRERRRLSKVNDAFETLKRCSASNPNQRLPKVEILRNAIDYIESLQALLRSNKEDSFYPALEHLSADVSSPRSNCSDGMVDFFTPCSTKSENTDASYYGETKYDSSKSAPSLLSSLDCLTSIVERISTNQAKITLGDSVVPRGPGSPQNSPTVNRITEEHNSIYGPL